One part of the Verrucomicrobiota bacterium genome encodes these proteins:
- the rpsH gene encoding 30S ribosomal protein S8 codes for MTDPISDMLTRIRNASLALLPTVDMPHSKLKESLALILKREGYIADCEVEGKSIKKLKLKLKYQGRKGVIEGLRRISTPGRRCYVGADKVPRVRGGLGVSVLSTPQGVMTGNDARKNKLGGEVLCYVW; via the coding sequence ATGACCGACCCGATTTCTGACATGTTAACCCGCATTCGCAACGCCAGTTTGGCGTTGTTGCCCACCGTGGATATGCCGCATTCCAAACTGAAGGAGAGCCTTGCGCTCATCCTGAAGCGGGAAGGCTATATCGCCGATTGCGAAGTGGAAGGAAAGAGCATCAAAAAGCTGAAGCTGAAGCTGAAGTACCAGGGGCGCAAGGGCGTCATCGAGGGGCTTCGCCGCATCAGTACGCCCGGCCGGCGCTGTTATGTCGGCGCGGATAAAGTACCCCGCGTGCGGGGCGGTTTGGGAGTTTCCGTGCTATCTACGCCGCAAGGCGTCATGACCGGCAACGATGCCCGCAAAAACAAAT